From Bos indicus isolate NIAB-ARS_2022 breed Sahiwal x Tharparkar chromosome X, NIAB-ARS_B.indTharparkar_mat_pri_1.0, whole genome shotgun sequence:
GGCGGGCAAGGCCCGCATCCACGTATGATGCGAAAGGCACAGTGAGGCTGCTGGTGGACATGAGGTTAAGGCACCAACCGCATTTCTCATTTTGCCTGTACGTCGGGATCCCTGCCCACTGAGACCCGCTTTCTCCCACAAGGAGGCCGCCTAGAAAGTCCGGACCTCTCAGCCTATACCCTGAGTTACACCCCGGATATCACTGCACGACCCTCTGGGACCCTTCAGGTTGCTTTTCCTCACCACCATCCACACTATTCATTTTGCCTGTACGACAGGCTCCCTGCTCACGGAAACACGCATTCTACCACAAGGCCACTGGCAGACACCGTGGATATCACCTCCCGACTCTCTGGTTCCCTTCAGGGTGCTTTTCCTCACTGTCTTCCCCTCACAGCCAGACCACCCCTCACCCATATCCTCCAGCCCCCCAGAGTTCGCTCCTCCTACACTTTAGCACCACTTGtaaccgcccccccaccccgcccccgcccccgccaaacCACCCCTAGCTCACATCCTGGCCCCCGCGGCCGCCTGGCCCGCTGGGGTTCCTGGAATAGGATACAACTGGATGGCTCGATTACTCAGAACTGCGGCTCCAGGTGGAGTATCTCCACCAGGCCCTGGAGCGTGTGATGGCCCCGGGATGTGCGGAATggcagcagctgcaccacctgacTCTCCTGCAGCGCTGGGGCCTCTGGGACCAGCCAGGTCACCAGCGCCTCCATGAACTCCACGGCTGACGGCATCACCAGGGCCAGCTGGGTCGTCAGGGTCATCCTGGCCACCAGCACCACCCGGCTGGCTGCAGCTACCACGTGCTGTGCCCACTGCAAATTCCACGgcacctgggtgttcatcggCTGCCCTGCTGGCTCCTCCACCGTGCGCGTCGGACTCCATCTTGAACCGTCTCCCGCTCCCTCCGCAGCCGGAAAGACTGAACCCTCCCTACAGAACCCAGGCGTGTACTGCGACCTGCAGCTCAGCATAGGCAGAGCGCCTGCGCACACTCACCCTGGTCCTGCCTCTCGATTGGTTCCCACCGAACATTCGTTCCCGCGGTGACTGCAGGCTCTCGGGCAATGGACGCCCCCGGCTAAAATTTCATGCGTTAGTGTGCCGTGTCGCCCCCTTCCGCCTGTGCGGACACACACCCATGTGGTCTGGGTGCTCTAAGTCAGCCCTGCCTTGGCCCGGAGACCTGGTAAACGGCTTAGTGGTGAtgcctctgggtgtgtgtgtgggggaggggggtgggggggcacctCCTTAGTGCGCATGGTCAGGCAGACACTGCCACACTCTGCAGCGCACGTGACTGTTTCTGGTCCAAGCCTGCAAACCCCAAGTGAGCCCTGGTCCCTGTGCACCTCCAAGTCTGTGCCGTTGCCAACCTGGCCACGCTCACAGGTGACCATCCTGCTGAGCGCAGATCCTTGTCATCAACTTCCGGAAGGCAGTGGGGCCCCTTTGTGTCACGCCTGGTCTGTCCCTCTGGTGTCCCACACGGAGCTGACGTGTGCATTCGTGTGTCTCTAGGTAGGTGCAACACATGGGCATCTGCCTgtccatgtctgtgtgtgtgtgtgtgtgtgcccgagaAAGATAGGCAGTGCCTATGCACAGGTgctagcacatgtgtgtgtacctgtgtgtgagagagcatgTGGTCAGGTGCATGCACATGGGAGTATAAGTGTGTTTGTGCACAGGGTCATGCACATGGGGggggggtgtgcgtgtgtgtgtgtgagacagagagcaCGTGTCAGAGGCATGCAGATTGGCATCTCTGTGTGCTTTGTTCACGCGCAGGTGCCTTTGCATGGTGGTGGATGGGGAACCGGTCCTGGAGTCCTGAGACTAGGGATGCGGAGTGGACTGTGCTTGGCCGCCTGAGGAGGGAAGCGAGGACTACTGTTGGACTCACTGGAGATGGCATGGGGCTGGGCCTCTTGGGGCTGCAGGCACACAGACGGCATGGAGTCCAGGCTAGGGGCTTACCCAGACCCGCCAGAAGCACCGGTGCGAACAGCCTCACACAGGGCTGCCGGAAGGACAGTGGCCTCCAGGAAACCCCTAGTCGCATGGCCTCTGCTGGCACAACTCTCCCGGGCCTTCCCTCTCCAGGAACAAGGTCGTGTAGCTCTCCGGAGGGCTGTAGCTGCCAGGTGCCCTCAACTGGAAGGTGACCCTGTGTCTGCTGGCCTGCTGGGTGCTGGTCTATGTCTGTGTCTGGAAGGGGTCAAGTCAACAGACACAGTGCTGCTGGGGGCGATGACGGGGCTCGGGCGCCACTGTCTGATAGGGGGTGTGCATCTTCCGGGGAACCACTGGTGCCACGGGAGGCGAGTGGATCAGGGCCACTGCCCGAGGAGGGGACAGGTTACTTCAATCAGTCCGCTTGATCCTCACTGCCTGGCTGGATAGGCCTCTCGGTGGCCTCCAAATCGAAGGCCAGCAGCCGTCCCCACCCACAGTGTAGGGATTTGATTTTCCTCCATTATCACCTTTAGTTGTAGGAGTTTTGTAGGTGACGTTGATCAGATTAAGAAAGTCTGTTTGTAGTCCTAGGTTTCCAAGAGTTTTTAAGATAGTGGTTCTCGAATATCGTCAAATGCTTTTGCGGCATCTATCCAAATGATCATATgggttttctcctgtgttttcttcatgtGATGAATAACGCTGGTTGAAGATATTTTAATGCATAACCAATCCTTCATTCTTGGGATAGATCTTTTTTGGTCCTAATGctttatatattgctggattaattttgctaacatttcattttttttttttNNNNNNNNNNNNNNNNNNNNNNNNNNNNNNNNNNNNNNNNNNNNNNNNNNNNNNNNNNNNNNNNNNNNNNNNNNNNNNNNNNNNNNNNNNNNNNNNNNNNTATATGACCATAGAAATCAGAATTCTCACAGAACACTCCAAAACCTGGAGGGATCAGATAGGGAGAAAAAGTAAATGTTTCATCTTTATTCACAAATGTATATGTTAGCAAATTGCTCATAGCTTAAGAGAAAAGAGCAAAAGTTTTCTCAACTCtggaaaaccaaaacacaaaagaactaaCAGTGTTTCAAACAGAAAGTCAAAATTATGATCATCTCATTATTTCACTCAGTCCCATGAAATTTATGGAGAAAGACcaacactacaaaaaaaaaacaaaacaaacaaaacaaactgcCCTTTTTAACTGATGAAGGAAAATTACGTTTTAGTTTAACGTAAGTACACTATAGAtattaaagcctttttttttctttcgtaTAGAAGCCTAATGAAGTTCAATAATGTATCCAATCTAGATCATATAAGCAACACTACTCTCTCAAGTCTGCATTTTTGACATGGCTCCTAGTATGGGAATTGTGGGCCACATCTACATTCCAAGGACAGGGAGAGTAGCGAGGAGCCTTCTCTGCCTGAGTCCAGCTCACCTGTCAACCAGTGGTCACATCCTCTCAGTAAGCTCTAACACAGATACACTGACCTGGACCCTGACACATTGACTCCTTCACACAAATGTGCTCAAATGCTCATAAATtcactcatttcagttcagttcagtcgctcagtcatgtctgaatctttgtgacccatgaattgcagcgtgcaattcatgtccatcaccaactcccggagttcacccaaactctggtgcatcgagtcggtgatgccatccagccatctcatcctctgtcgtccccttctcctcctacacccaatccctcccagcatcagagtcttttccagtgagacaactcttcacatgaggtggccaaagtattggagtttcagcgtcagcatcattccttccaaagaaatcccaaggctgatctccttcagaatggactggttggatatcttgcagtccaagggactctcaagagtcttctgcaacaacacagttcaaaagcatcaattcttcggcgctcagccttcttcacagtcccaactctcacatccatacatgatcataggaaaaaccatagccttgactagacgaacctttgttggaagtaatgtctctgcttttgaatatgctatctaggttggtcataactttccttcaagaagtaagtgtcttttaatttcaaggctgcagtcaccatctgcagtgattttggagcccagaaaaataaagtctcacactgtttccatatttccccatctatttcccatgaagtggtgcgacggatgccatgatcttcgttttctgaatgttgagctttaagcaaactttttcactctcctctttcactttcatcaagagggttttgagtttctcttcactttctgccataagggtggtgtcatctgcatatctgaggttattgatatttctcc
This genomic window contains:
- the LOC139181323 gene encoding EKC/KEOPS complex subunit LAGE3-like isoform X1, which codes for MESDAHGGGASRAADEHPGAVEFAVGTARGSCSQPGGAGGQDDPDDPAGPGDAVSRGVHGGAGDLAGPRGPSAAGESGGAAAAIPHIPGPSHAPGPGGDTPPGAAVLSNRAIQFSLTVPFASYVDAGLARHFLTVRTQLRGPIRKELDVNGRMLVLRLTAEDPGLLQNSIVFCLEQLSLVMRSLQHFGGRVSRHRRGV
- the LOC139181323 gene encoding EKC/KEOPS complex subunit LAGE3-like isoform X2 — translated: MESDAHGGGASRAADEHPGAVEFAVGTARGSCSQPGGAGGQDDPDDPAGPGDAVSRGVHGGAGDLAGPRGPSAAGESGGAAAAIPHIPGPSHAPGPGGDTPPGAAVLSNRAIQFLTVPFASYVDAGLARHFLTVRTQLRGPIRKELDVNGRMLVLRLTAEDPGLLQNSIVFCLEQLSLVMRSLQHFGGRVSRHRRGV